Genomic segment of Cytobacillus suaedae:
TACTCAAACCCCTTAAGGTCTATATTGTTATCAAGGACTAGTATCCCTCCAACTAAGGATATATGTAAGCCGAAAATCATATACTTTATTCCTGAGTCTGTGTTTTTTATAGTTACAAAAATTAAATACAATAAATAGATTGATAGCGGAATTGCTATAAAAACCAAAGCAAACAAACTAACCATTGGACTCATTTTTCATTCCCCCTTATAACCTGCTACTCTGCTTGAATACAAAAAGGCACTTTTCCTTATGGATTAGTGCCTACTATTATTCTAAATTCCCCTTCGAAATTCCCACTACCTTCCATGTACTTTTTATATTTTGCATTAGAAGGATGATATTCCTTACTCCAATGTCTTCCCCATTATCCTTATCAAATTCAAAACATTTCAGGCTTATTGAACGTTTATTATCTATGTGATATTTTTCCATAACAGTCGAAGTAGCGCTTCCATTGGGATATGATAACGAATAAGTAGGAGGTTTACATTCCTGGACAAATCTTTTGAATCCTTTCCAATCTAAAGGTTCTCTAATTATGCGATATACGGAATCATTTGAAATTATCTTCCACTCCTCTTCATTTACAACATAGTTACTCATATTTTTATCTAGTTCAGCTTCCTGAACTAATTTTTCTACAATTGAATACGGCTCTGAATAAGAGTCTTTCATTTTTGAGTAAGTAATATATTTTTCTCCATAAAAAATGAATGCTGTTAAAAATAAGAAAACTACAAACAAGCCAAATATTTTTTTCATAATCTCTCCCTAAAAATGAATTAACCACAAATTATAAGAGCTTATTGAATAACTCCTGAGTCAGTATACTTTTGAATAAATATTCATTTATACCCCTTATTTAATTTCCTTAATATCCATTCCATGAGCTGGCTTGTTTGTAAATGCAAACCACACCTTTTGTTCAGGACTTACTTGTACTAGTTTAGCAGTTTCACCTTGTACAACGATCTCTTTAATGTTTTCATCATTATTAACTACCGCTGTAATATTAAATGGCAAACCCATCTCGGCTATAGCTATATAGCCACCATTTTTAATGTCAATAGATCCTGAACCCGTTACCCAGTTCCACTCATTATTTTCCTTGTTTTCTATAAAACCTAAATTCAATGATTGCTCATTTTCATAGAATACAATTATTACATTATCTTCGATTTCATAATGCCAAATGGAATTAAAAGGGATTTCCTTCTCAATCATAATTTCTTTGAACCTTTCTTCTAGAGATTGTGATTCATTTATAGAACATCCCCATAAACCTATACTTAACAGTAATACCGCCATTAGAGTAAATAATTTGTTCTTCTTCATTACCTTTCCCTCCCCTCTAACCTTCACATTCCTACCCTTAGATTTGAAACTGTTGCTTTTTATAATTACATTGATTCCTAAGTAAATAAATACATAGAATAATAAGCTAAACTAGTAATTCAGTTAAAGTAGATAGCATAACTTCCTTAATTCTTCCTTATGGTTAATTACCCCTCTGAAAGAAAATATCATGAATAATATAAGTTGCAAAATAATATAAAAGAATAAAGACAACCTCTTTACCTAATATGTTTCTATAAGGTGTTGATCATTGTGCGCAGAAATAAGAATGTAGATTTAGTTATTTTCTTGTTATTTTGTTTATTAATAATGCTTATTGTACATGTAATTCTACATGTTAAGGTTTTTGTAGTTTACAGTGCAAGTCTAGGCTCTATTTTCATGATAGGTTTAATCATTTTCCTAATTGTATTACTTTATTTAAAAGCTTAATAGCTTTGCATACTTCATTCTATAGAAGCATGAATAGTTCTTATTTTACTATCTTAAAAAATGGGCAATCACTGGCAGTAACATTAACACCACTAAACTTTGGATAAATGTTACGATTATATCTCTTTTCCAATTATTGTTAGGGTAACGATAAACTAGCCTTTGCCACACAAAGAATATTACCCACCAGAATAGCAATGTATAAATGGCTCCGGTAAAACTTTCATAGATCATTATTCAGTCCTCCTGTCATGTCTTTGTTGCTTCCACAACTCACCGTATTATATTACCTCATTTAACATAATATTCAGTCTTATTGAAGCGCAACATACTAAATCCAAACTTAATTAACTAACAGTATTTCCTCGAAATATTTTTTCATGTCGTTATGAACAAACGAATAGATATGGTCCTTTGTTGAAACGTAAAAAATCCCTTCATGATAATGAACTACTTTTCTTTTATTATTTTTCATACTGAAAGAAACACCTGCTAAGGCTGGAGGCGTTTCAATTTCCATGAATACCTTTTCGTCATGTATTGAATTAAACCATTGAACAAGTTGTTTGCCTTCATTTTCTGTTGGCTTTAAACTAAAATCATGATGTTCAATCGTTACTCCCCCACCACCAGGTTCAACTTTATAAAACTCTTGAAAAACCACAATGTTAGCTATTTTTTCTATTGAAATTGGTTGATGTATGTTTTTATCATCTAGGTTTGAAATGATAAAAGCAAGGATAAGAACTATACTAATGGGCATTAATACTTTTTTCTTTATAAGAATAACCTCCTATTCCGCCTTATTTGAACAATAAAGCACCATGATTGATATGAAAACCGTGAGGAAGAATTATTTTGATATCTGCTCAATTATTTTAGAAGACAACCCTGTAATAGTAGAACCTACAAGATTTTCTCCTGAAGAAATTAAACAACAAAACTTCTCTCCATTGTTATATTAGGTTAGCTTTTAATTCATTTCCTGCATGAGTTTTTATACGTCCTTCTTCTCTAAAAACAACTTATTTCGTTTTATTGAAATTAAAGTTACTAATACATACTGCAAGCTGAGAGTTAAAACAGAACTAACCTTTATTTTAAAGGTCCTTTTTTTATTTCATTTAATAATTCAACGATCTTTTTTATTCGTATTATTTAGTTTCTTTAGTTCTTTTTCAATTGATAAAAAGGAATTGATAATAATTTAAATATAAGTACCGCCAATCCACTGATAACCTCCACAGTTGTCCCTCCTTTAATAAACATGTTGATAGACAGTTCCCTAACATAAAGTTATATTCTTCAATTCAACATTCTATCTCTACTTCTTTACTAACCTTTCTTGCACTAACATTAAAATTGAATGCAGTGTTTGTTTCTCCTTTAGGGTAAATAATAAAAGTCTCCATTCACTTCTCTACAATCAGTCGACCTTTATTTTGGTAAACATTCAAAGTGAACTCCTCACCATTTTTTAAATGAACCGTCACTGTTTCTCCTTGATAGCGTTCATCGATATAGACAAATACATAACCATCTTCTTCAATAGAAACGAATCCTTCACGATCTCCTTTTTGCAATTCCAATAGGCTATAACCTTCACTTGAGTAATTAAATAACGCAATGGTAGGTATCTCATCAATGGTCAATGCAAATGCTGTTAACTCACCCTCTATCCATTCATCACGTTTAATTATTTCTGAGATCTCTTTATTTAATGTATAGGTTTCCCCATACAAAAATTCAATTTCTTGCCACAGTTCGTGTTGTGTTGGATATTCTTGATTTGACCAAGTGCCTATTTGTGTTACTTTTCCTTCTTTGTCAACACGTAAGGTCACACCCATCGTCGGATTTTTAATATTATTAACTTCGAACTGACCGACCGTATATCCATCTTCATAATGTTCCGGTAAAATAGTAAATTCTCTATCTGGGTAATATTCTCCTAAATAGGCGACTAGACGTTCATATCGATCCTCATGCGTGTTTACTTTTAAAGTAGGATAGTATACATAGTATCCTAGATACCCCATGACAACTGCACTCGTTAACGCAATCGCCCATTTTTTACGTTTTCTAAATAGAAGCCAGACAAACATAATAACAACTATTACGATAGCTCCAATAAGAAAAAAATATATAATTTCACTGGGGCTCATGTAATTCCTCCCCTCCCCTTGAATTTAAACAACTACAACTAATTCCTCTTGCTAGGGTCAACACCTGCTTTTTTCAAAGTAAAGCATCCTATTACTTTTAAAAGAAATTTACTCTTGATTAATCTCTACAATAATTTCATCAAAATATTCTCTATCAATATAAACCTTTAACTTCCATATCCCTGATGATGGAAACAATACCGTTGAACG
This window contains:
- a CDS encoding tripartite tricarboxylate transporter TctB family protein, whose amino-acid sequence is MSPSEIIYFFLIGAIVIVVIMFVWLLFRKRKKWAIALTSAVVMGYLGYYVYYPTLKVNTHEDRYERLVAYLGEYYPDREFTILPEHYEDGYTVGQFEVNNIKNPTMGVTLRVDKEGKVTQIGTWSNQEYPTQHELWQEIEFLYGETYTLNKEISEIIKRDEWIEGELTAFALTIDEIPTIALFNYSSEGYSLLELQKGDREGFVSIEEDGYVFVYIDERYQGETVTVHLKNGEEFTLNVYQNKGRLIVEK